In the Streptomyces coeruleoprunus genome, GCCGTAGACGGCCCGTACCTCGGGTGGGGCCTCGGCCGGGGCGCCGTGTTGGTCGGTGTGCTTCTCGTCACCGGTCATGTCGCCGAGGGTAGGCGCGCACAGGCGGTCCTGTCCGGGGTTCCGGGCCCGCCGGGGACGGCCACGGCCGGTTCCGGGCCATGCACCCGGCCCTTATTTGGTGATGATCTTCGTCTGGATGGCGTAAGGTGGTGTTCACCGACGCGGGGTGGAGCAGCTCGGTAGCTCGCTGGGCTCATAACCCAGAGGTCGCAGGTTCAAATCCTGTCCCCGCTACTGAAACCGAAGGCCCGGTGCATTGCGCACCGGGCCTTCGGCGTTTCCCGGGTCGCCGTCCCGCTCGGCTGCGGGCAGCCTGGGGGCGTGGGGCAGCGAACGGACCGAGGCGGTGGCGCCGGGCGGGCCGGCGGTGGGGTCCGCCGGGTCATCGGGGTGCTGCCCGCCCTGCTGCTCTCCGGGGGAGTGGTCTACGACGGGTTCACCCCGCCGCCCTTCACCGGCGTGCCGTTCTTCGTCGCCGCGCCCCTCATCGCGGCCCCGCTCTTCACGGCGCCCGCCACACTGCTGACCGGCGTCTTCGCCGTACTCGCCGTGATCGTCTCGCACCTTCTGGGTGATCCGCTGGGCGGGGTCCCGGAGCTGACCGAGACGGTGACGGTGGCGACCGTCGCCGCGTTCGCCGTCCTCATCAACCAGGTCGTCCGGCGCAGCGGCGAGCGGCTGGCCTCCGCCCGCGTGATCGCCGAGACCGCGCAGCGGGCGGTGCTGCCCACGCCGGCCGAGCGGATCGGCGGGCTGCGCGTGGCCGCGCGGTACGAGGCGGCGCAGGCGGACGCGTTCATCGGGGGCGACCTGTTCGCCGTGCAGGACACGCCGCAGGGCGTGCGGCTCGTGGTGGGCGACGTGCGGGGCAAGGGCATGGGCGCGGTGGAGGCCGTGGCGGTGGTCATCGGGGCGTTCCGGGAGGCCGCCGAGCACGAGACCTCGCTGGAGGCCGTCGCGCAGCGCCTGGAGCGGGCGCTCGCACGGGAGGGCACGCGGCGGGACGGGCTGGACGCCGTGGAGGGGTTCACCACCGCCGTGCTGGCCGAGATCCCGCGGGGCGACGGGACGGTACGCGTGGTCAACCGCGGCCATCCCGAGCCGCTGCTGCTGTACGCGGACGGGGCCGTGGGCGCCCTGGCACCGCCCGAGCCGGCGCTGCCGCTCGGCATGGGCGACCTCGCGGCCTGGCCGGACCGGGCGTACGAGGTGCCGTACCCGCCCGGCGCGACCCTCCTCTTCTACACGGACGGGCTCACCGAGGCGCGCGACCGCCACGGGGTCTTCTACGATCCCGCCGAGCGGCTGGAGGGGCGGGTCTTCCCCGAGCCCGACAGCCTGCTGGACGCGCTGATCGAGGACGTACGGCGTCACACGGGCGGCGGGGCGACCGACGACATGGCGCTGCTGGCCGTGGCCCGGCCACTCTCCGTGAGCGAAGGAACCCACTCCGCATAACATTTGATAGACCGTCAGAAAGTAGCGTGACGGCGGTTGCTCCTGAATGTCGGTCAAGTCGCCCTGTTCTGCCCGATTGTGGCCTGGTTGATCCCGCCGGAATGGGCGTAAGGATCAGTAGGAACAGCTTGGAATACGACCCCGGCGTCTATTAACGTTCGATAACGCAGCGCGGTCGTCCCAGCCGTCGCAGAGGCGGCACCGCGCGCATGCGCCGAATCCCGCAAGGGAACCGGGGAACCACCAATTTGGGGTGAATCGGGCCGAATCCGGCTCGTAGGAGACCTTCCTGCTCCGAACCCGTCAGCTAACCCGGTAGGCGAGAAGGAAGGAAAGGAGTGCGCCTCCGTGGCGTCCAACAGGCCTGCCCCCGAAGCCTCTTTCGGCTCGTTCGACACGCTCACGACGACGACCTACGCCCCCTACGGCACGTCGGGCGGTGCGGTCGGCGGTGCGGCCCTGGACCCGGCCCCGCAGGCCGGTGAGTGGAACCCCACGGAGGAGACGGTCCGCCCCGTGCGCGGCCGCCACCGTGTCGTCAAGCAGCGCAGCGGCCTGGCCCGCAGCTCCACCGTCCTCGGTGTCGGCGTCATCGCCGCCGTCGGCGCGGGCGGCATGGCCACCGCGCAGGACAAGCCGCGTATCGCCATTTCCCTGCCCGACCTCCCGGACGCCTCCGACCTGCCCGGCGTCGGCACGCTGATCGCCGACGACGAGGGCGACCAGGCGCCCGCCGCCGACACCTCCGGCACCACCGCGCTCAACGCCCTGTCCCCGGCCGGCCCCCAGGGCGCCACCGACGGGACGGACGCGGACGAGGGCGCCGGCGAGGCACTGCGCGCCCGCATCCTCCAGCAGGCCGAGGAGCAGCAGGCGTCCGCCGAGGCCGAGGCCCGTGCCGCCGCCGAGCAGGCCGCCGCCGAGAAGGCCGCCGCCGACGCGGAGGCCCAGCAGACCGCCGCGCTCGCCGCGGAGAAGGCCGCGGAGGCGGAGCGCAAGAAGGCGGCCGAGGCAGCCGCGGCCAAGGCCGAGGCCGAGCGCCTCGCCAAGCTGGCCGCCAGCTACGCGCTGCCCACGTCCTCGTACACGATCACCTCGACCTACGGCCAGGCCGGCTCGATGTGGTCCTCCGGCTACCACACCGGCCTCGACCTGGCCGCGCCGACCGGCACCCCGGCCAACGCCGTGCACGGCGGCACCATCAAGTCCGCCGGCTGGTCCGGCGCCTACGGCTACCGCATCGTGCTGGAGCTGGAGGACGGCACCGAGGTCTGGTACTGCCACCTGTCCTCGATGACCGTCAGCGCCGGCCAGACCGTGCAGACCGGCGAGACCATCGGCCGCGTCGGCGCCACGGGCAACGTCACCGGACCGCACCTGCACCTGGAGGTGCACACGGCGGGCGGCGACGGCATCGACCCGCTGGCCTGGCTGCGCGGCAAGGGCCTCACGGTCTGACCGCTCGCCCTCCGGCCGGCCCACCGGCACATCCGGCAGCCCCTGCAAGACCCCGGCAGCCCTGGCGGCACACCCCCCGACGCCAGGGCTGCCGGTTTTCTTGGTGCCAGTTCTTCTTGTGCCGGGTGCCGGGTGCCGGGTGCCGGATGCCGGATGCCGGATGCCGGATGCCGGTGCAGCTGGTGCAGACGCTGCCGGTGATCGGCCCAGGAGTCAGCCGCGCTCAGCGCCGGTACGGGTTGTACCCCCCGTAGTCCCGGTGCGGCGGAGGCGTCCACACCTTGCCCGTCGCGCGGGCCGCGAACGTCAGCGCCGGGCCGGCGATCTCCTTGCGCTGCCACATGTGGTGCAGCAGCTCCTGCTCGCGCGCCATGAAGTCGACGCTTACCACGCCCCGCTTGGCCCGGTGCCGCAGGAAGGCCAGCGACGTCGCGAACGCCTCGTACTCCCCGACGGCCCGCGCCGCCACCGGCCCGAACGTCCGCGCCGCGTAGGCACGGGCCATGCCCCGCGCCTGCATGGAGGAGAGCGCCAGCGGCTCGTCGGGCGACAGCCAGCCCGCCGCCGCGTACGCCGGCAGCTCCCCGGCTATCGTGCGCAGCTCACGCTGCCGGCTCCATATCGCCAGCCACGTCAGCAGCCCCAGCACGGGCAGCATGAACGCCCCGTACACCGCGAAGAACCCCCACGGCCCGAACGTCGTCGAGCCGTTCCACAGCGCGTGCACCCCCATGGCCAGGACCAGGCCCAGCACGGGAAGCACCGTCCGCAGCACCTTCCGGCGGCGGGCGGTCGCCGCCGCGATGCCGAAGCCGATGCCGGTCAGCACCGTGAACAGCGGGTGCGCGAACGGCGACATCACGATCCGCACGAAGAACGTCCCGGCCGTCACCGACTGGAGGCCCGCCGCACCGATCTCCTGGTCCTCCCCGAAGGCGTTGCCCAGGTAGAGGATGTTCTCGGTGAAGGCGAAGCCCGTCGCCGTGAACCCCGCGATCACGACGCCGTCGACCAGCCCGGTGAAGTCCCGTCTGCGGAAGAGGAACACCAGCAGGATCGCCGCCGCCTTCGCGCTCTCCTCCACCACGGGCGCCACGACCGTCGCGCCGAGCGTGTCGGCCGACGAGGGGTCCGCGGTCGCCGTGGCTATCCACTGGGTCGCGAAGGTGTTGGCGAGGATCGCGACCAGTGCCGCGGCGAACGCCCCCCACGCGAAGGAGAACAACAGGTTCTTCCACGGGCCCGGCTCCACCCGGTCCAGCCAGCGGAACGCGGCCATCAGCAGCGGCACGGGCAGCACGGCGAGACCCAGACCGACGAGGAAACCGGCCGTGCCGGTCTGCTCCCGGACGAGAGCCAGGATCACCAGGGCGCACAGGGCGAGCACGAGGATCACGGCGGTCGCACGCACGACCTTGCTGCGCCAGAAGGCCCGGCGCGGCTTGTAGCGCCACCGCGACCGCTCGGGCACGGCGTCGAACGCCGGCGCCGCCGCCGGATCGTACGCCGGGATGGCGGGCTGCGCAGGAACGCCCGGCTGCGCCGGAACACCGGCGAGAGGCTGCGCCGGAACACCGGCAGGAGGCTGCGCCGGAACACCGGCAGGAGGCTGCGCCGGAGGTGCTGCGGAGGTGAGGTGCTGCGAGTGCGACTCTGACACCCAACGACCCTAAACGGCCCCACTGACAGTGCGCGAGCGCGTTCCGCCCGCTACCGCACGGCTGTTACACGCGCCCGCTCAGACGCGGCGGAAGAGCAGGTCGTGGACGACGTGCCCCTTGTCGATGCCCTGGCTCTCGAACCGGGTGAGCGGCCGGAACGCCGGGCGCGGCGCGTAGCCGCCCTCGGGCACGGTGTTCTCGAAGTCCGGGTGCGCGGTCAGTACGTCCAGCATCTGCTCGGCGTACGGCTCCCAGTCCGTGGCGCAGTGCAGGACCGCCCCGGGCTTCATCCGGGACGCCGCGAGCGTGAGGAACTCGGGCTGGATCAGCCGCCGCTTGTGGTGCCGCTTCTTGGGCCACGGGTCGGGGAAGTACACCCGTACGCCGTCGAGGGCGTCCGGCTTCACCATCTCGCGCAGCAGGATGATCGCGTCGCCGTTGGCCACCCGGACGTTGGTCAGGCCGGCCCGCTCGGCGAGGGCGAGCAGATTGCCCTGGCCGGGCGTGTGCACGTCGACCGCGAGGATGCCCGTGCCGGGGTCCGCCGCGGCCATCCGAGCCGTGGCCTCGCCCATGCCGAAGCCGATCTCCAGGACGACCGGGAGCCCGCCGAACATCTCGTCCAGGTCGAGCACCCGCTGCCCGTCGATGTCCAGGCCCCACATGGGCCACAGCCGGCGCAGCGCCTCGCCCTGGCCGGTGGTGACCCGGCTGCGGCGGGGCTGGAAGCTGCGGATACGGCGCTCGAAGTGGGAACCGGCGGGGTCGGGCGAGGGCCCGGTGCCGTCCGGGAACATCCGGCTGCCGCGGCGCGCGGGCATGGCGGACTCCCCGTCGGCGGCGGACAGGTCTGCGGGGGGCGCGATCGACGCGGGCTTCTCGGACACAGTGCTGTCGATTCTACGGAGCCCCCGAGAAAACCCCGGCCGGGCGACGTGGGCGGGCCCCTATCGGTCCGCCTCGACGTGCGCCAGCGCCCGCCGCGCCACCTCGCGGCCGATGGGCAGGGACGCCGTGGCCGCGGGCGAGGGAGCGTTCAGGACGTGGACCGTCCTGGGCGCCTCGCGGATCAGGAAGTCGTCGACGAGCGTGCCGTCCCGCAGCACGGCCTGGGCCCGCACCCCCGCCGGAGCCGGCCGCAGGTCGTCCTCCCGCACGGCGGGCAGCAGCCGGCGGACCGCCTCCGTGAAGGCGCCCTTGGACAGGGACCTGCGCAGCTCACCCGCCCCGTACCGCCAGTGCCGCCGGGCGATCGCCCACGAGCCGGGCCAGGTCAGCGTCCCGGCCAGCTCGCCCGGGTGCACGACCGGCCACCGGTACCCCTCGCGGGCCAGCGCGGGCACCGCGTTCGGCCCCACGTGGACGCCCCCGTCGATGCCCCGCGTCAGGTGCACCCCGAGGAACGGGAACGCCGGGTCCGGCACCGGATACACCAGGCCCCGCACCAGCTCGGGCCGCACCAGCTCGAAGTACTCGCCTCGGAACGGCACGATCCGCATGGCCGGGTCGTCGCCCGCGAGCCGCGCCACCGCGTCGCAGTGGAGCCCCGCGCAATTGACCAGAACCCGCCCGCGGACGATCTCCCCGGTCCCCGTGCGGACCGCCACGCCCCAGGGCCGCCGGTCGACGGCCGTGACCCGCGCGCCGTACCGCACGTCGGCGCCGGACGCCTCGGCGAGCTGCGCCGAGACCGCCCCGTAGTCGCAGATCCCGGTCGTGCCGACGTGGATCGCCGCGATGCCGCTCACCTGCGGCTCGAACGCGGTGATCTGCGCCGGGCCCAGCTCGCGCACCGGGATCCCGTTCTCCCGGCCGCGCTGGACGAGGGCGTGCAGCCGGGGCAGCTCGGACCGCTCGGTGGCCACGATCAACTTGCCGGTCACCTCGTGCGGCAGCCCGTACTCGGCGCAGAACTTGACCATCTCGGCCGCGCCCCGCACCGCGTACCGCGCCTTGAGGGAGCCGGGGCGGTAGTAGATGCCGCTGTGGATGACACCGCTGTTGCGGCCCGTCTGGTGACGTGCCGGACCGGCCTCCTTCTCCAGGACGACCACGCGTATCCCCGGCGCCGACCGCGTGAGTGCGTACGCCGTCGACAGGCCGATGATCCCGCCGCCGATCACCAGCACATCACAGTCGAACACGCCACCGCCGAACCCGGACACCTGTGCCACCTCCCACCCCGATAGTGCACTGGCCCGCTGACATCGCCGTTAAACCAGTGGCCCGAAGGGGTGGGAGATGGATCACGCCAGGTGGTGCACCTCCCGTTACGCGGGCGCCATGAGCAGCGGGCGGGCCCGCTCCCGCAGCTCCGCGACCCTGGGCTCGTCGCCGTACGGCTCCAGCCGGTGCAGCAGGTCCCGTACGTACTCGGTCGTACGGGCCGACGAGATCCGCCCGGCCACCTCCACCGCGCGCGTACCGGCCGCGCAGGCGGCGTCGAGGTTTCCCGACTCCAGTTCGGCCACGGCGCTCACGACGAGCCGCAGGCCGTGCGACCGTACGTACTCCTCCGTCGGCCGCGACAGCGCCTGCTCCGTGAAGCGGCGCACCTGGCGTGGCGCTTTCAGGTCCCGGTAGCACTCGGCCGCGTCCGCGGCGAACCGGTCGTACGAGTAGAAGCCCAGCCAGGACGGGTCCGCGTCGCCCTCCCGGGAGCGCTCCAGCCACCCCTCGGCGGCCTTCAGCGCGGCCCCGGCCGCCGCCGCGTCGCCCGCCTTGGCGTGGGCCCGTGCCTCGACGAGCCGGAAGAACGACATGGTGCGCGCGGTGGCCAGGCCCCGGTTGCGCTCCAGCGCGGCCTGCGCCAGGTCCACCCCCTCGTCGGCGAACCCTCTGTACGTGGCCTGCAACGACATCGACGCCAGGACATAGCCCCCCAGGGGCACGTCGGCGGCGGCCCTGGCCAGGCGCAGCGCCTGGATGTAGTAGCGCTGGGCCGCCTCCTGCTGTCCGGTGTCGAAGGCCATCCAGCCGGCCAGCCGGGTCAGCTCGGCGGTCGCCCCGAACAGCGCCCGTCCGACCTCGTCCGAGTACGAGCCGAGCAGCAGGGGCGCCGCGTCGACCCGCAGGCATTCGGGCACCATCGAGGAGCGCCAGTCCCCGCCGCCGTACTTGGAGTCCCAGCGCCGGGCGTCCTCGGCGGCCTCGCGCAGCTTGGCCACATCGCTGTGCCCCACGCGCGCGTGCCCGCCGTCCGCGGGGTCGTCCGGGATGCCGGCGGGGGGCGCGGCGGCGGCAGGCGCTGCTGCCGCGCCGCCTATGGGGCCCGCGGCCCCCGTAGCGGGTCCGGTCGTCCGCCCTGCGGCTGCCGCGGCGGTGCCGGCCGCCGTGGTCGTGCCGACGGCCGCGGCCTGTCCTGCTTGTCCTTGTCCTGCCGGTCCTGTCGCTCCTGTCGGTCCCGCGTGGCCGGCTGGTCCGCCCGCCCCGCCGGCCGCCGCCGTCCCGGCCGTCCCGCTGGTCCGGCCCGCGGCCGTACCGGAGGGCTTCGCACCTGCCGCTCCGGCCGCCGGCCTGGGCCCGGCTCCCGGCCCCGTGCCCGGTGCCGTTCCCGCTCCGGGTGCCGCCGCGTCCGGCTGTCCCGCCGCGTCGGGCGCGGTGCCCTCGGGGCGGGGCACCAGCCGCTCCACGGACGGGTCCGCGGGGGTGATCAGCCAGCGTGACGCGGGCGTCGCGTAGGCGCTGACGGCGAAGGAACCCGCCAGGGACTGCCAGATGCCGCCCCCGCCGGCGCGGCGCCCGGCGAGATCGAGCCGGTACAGCTCGGTGGCCGACTTGACGGCTTCGCCGACGTCGCGCGGGAAGGCGAGGCCGACCTCGGGTGCCGGGTCGGCGTCGGCGAGGCCGATCTCGTGCAGGGGCACGGGCCGGCCGAGCTTCTGACCGATCGCGGCCGCGATGAGGTGCGGCGCGGCGCCCTGCGGCACCATGCCCTTCGACACCCACCGGGCCACCGACGTCTTGTCGTAGCGCAGGGTCAGGCCGCGCTGTGCCCCCAGGTCGTTGACCCGGCGGGCGAGACCGGCGTTGCTGATCCCTGCGAGGGCGAGAACGGTGCCGAGCTTCTCGTTCGGTCCGCGTAGCTCCCTGGACATGCGCCACCCCTCGACACCCAGACGGCCGCCGCACTGCCAGGCATAGGCGCGCGGCATTCGTAAACCCAGCGTAGTTCGCCGCATCCCCACCGTTAAGAGGCGCTGTTCCGTATGGCGGGATTGTTGTGCGTACGGGAAGTTGGCGTGCGCCCGCCGCCCCGGCACCGTGCTCCCGGCGTGTGGCCGTGCGCCTGCTCGTGCGCTCTGGCCCCTCCCTCGCGGTGGCCGCTTCCATGGGTCCTGCGTGGGTCGGCCCGCTGGACTGGAACCAGCGGGCTGGGGGACACCGCCGCCTCATTCCCCGCGGGCGGCGGACCGGTCCGGGAGACGAACAGCGCCTCCCGGACCGGACGCGCGAAGGACACGCAAGTCGCGGTTGAGAAGCAAGTTGTTGATAAACGTACGGTTTGATGGGCACGGAGATTGGCTGAATGATGCCCATCGTTCGACCGGTCGAACCATAGGCCTTTCCGCTGGGGCGAGTTGAGCCGCCGACGAGCGGCGGAACCCCCGGCCAGGGTGCGTCCGTGTCGGTCCGTCGAGCCGTCACCACATGGCCAATTGCCAGGGGCGCGTTCCCGTTTGCTTTCGCGCCGCCCGGATGCCCTCCCGTGCGCCTGTTGTCGTGGCAGCATGTCTCCATCGAGTGTGCTGAGTTTGTCCACAGGCTGTGGAGGCGGCGATGCGCTGGCTGGTGGGATGGAGCAGTATCGCCGCGAGCTTCGGTACGGCGGGAGCCGTCGGCGCCGGCGACGACGGCCGCACCATGCACCCCGTCGGCGGACAGCTCCTGTGGGGCGACCCCGATCCGCTGTGGGCGGTCGGCGACTGGCGCCCCGACGAGGTCCGCGTCGTCACCGTCGCCCCGGACGTCCGGATCGCCGTGCTCGGATGCTGCGCCGCGAGCGACGAGGAGCTGAAAGTCGGCCTGTTCGCCGCCCGCGGCGGTGCCCTGCGCCACCTCACCGCCTGGCCGGGCAGCTACACCGCCGTCGTCCAGACCGGCCGGCGCATCACCGTCGCCGCCGACCTGGCCGGCGCCCGGCCCGTCTTCCACACCCCGTGGGCGAACGGCACCGCCTACGCGACCGCCGCCCTCCCCCTCGCCGACCTCATCGAGGCCCAGCTCGACATCGGGCACCTCGCGGCCCTGCTCGCCTGCCCCGAGACCCCCGAGGCGCTGCGCGACTCCACCCCGTACGCCGGCGTCAGACGCGTCCCGCCGGGCCACGCCCTCGTCCTGCGCGAGGGCTCACGGGAGATCACCGGGTACGAGCCCGTCGCCTCGCTCGCCGTCGCCGCGCCCCAACTCGACCCCGACC is a window encoding:
- a CDS encoding PP2C family protein-serine/threonine phosphatase; its protein translation is MGQRTDRGGGAGRAGGGVRRVIGVLPALLLSGGVVYDGFTPPPFTGVPFFVAAPLIAAPLFTAPATLLTGVFAVLAVIVSHLLGDPLGGVPELTETVTVATVAAFAVLINQVVRRSGERLASARVIAETAQRAVLPTPAERIGGLRVAARYEAAQADAFIGGDLFAVQDTPQGVRLVVGDVRGKGMGAVEAVAVVIGAFREAAEHETSLEAVAQRLERALAREGTRRDGLDAVEGFTTAVLAEIPRGDGTVRVVNRGHPEPLLLYADGAVGALAPPEPALPLGMGDLAAWPDRAYEVPYPPGATLLFYTDGLTEARDRHGVFYDPAERLEGRVFPEPDSLLDALIEDVRRHTGGGATDDMALLAVARPLSVSEGTHSA
- a CDS encoding M23 family metallopeptidase → MASNRPAPEASFGSFDTLTTTTYAPYGTSGGAVGGAALDPAPQAGEWNPTEETVRPVRGRHRVVKQRSGLARSSTVLGVGVIAAVGAGGMATAQDKPRIAISLPDLPDASDLPGVGTLIADDEGDQAPAADTSGTTALNALSPAGPQGATDGTDADEGAGEALRARILQQAEEQQASAEAEARAAAEQAAAEKAAADAEAQQTAALAAEKAAEAERKKAAEAAAAKAEAERLAKLAASYALPTSSYTITSTYGQAGSMWSSGYHTGLDLAAPTGTPANAVHGGTIKSAGWSGAYGYRIVLELEDGTEVWYCHLSSMTVSAGQTVQTGETIGRVGATGNVTGPHLHLEVHTAGGDGIDPLAWLRGKGLTV
- a CDS encoding PrsW family intramembrane metalloprotease; amino-acid sequence: MPAYDPAAAPAFDAVPERSRWRYKPRRAFWRSKVVRATAVILVLALCALVILALVREQTGTAGFLVGLGLAVLPVPLLMAAFRWLDRVEPGPWKNLLFSFAWGAFAAALVAILANTFATQWIATATADPSSADTLGATVVAPVVEESAKAAAILLVFLFRRRDFTGLVDGVVIAGFTATGFAFTENILYLGNAFGEDQEIGAAGLQSVTAGTFFVRIVMSPFAHPLFTVLTGIGFGIAAATARRRKVLRTVLPVLGLVLAMGVHALWNGSTTFGPWGFFAVYGAFMLPVLGLLTWLAIWSRQRELRTIAGELPAYAAAGWLSPDEPLALSSMQARGMARAYAARTFGPVAARAVGEYEAFATSLAFLRHRAKRGVVSVDFMAREQELLHHMWQRKEIAGPALTFAARATGKVWTPPPHRDYGGYNPYRR
- the trmB gene encoding tRNA (guanosine(46)-N7)-methyltransferase TrmB, whose product is MPARRGSRMFPDGTGPSPDPAGSHFERRIRSFQPRRSRVTTGQGEALRRLWPMWGLDIDGQRVLDLDEMFGGLPVVLEIGFGMGEATARMAAADPGTGILAVDVHTPGQGNLLALAERAGLTNVRVANGDAIILLREMVKPDALDGVRVYFPDPWPKKRHHKRRLIQPEFLTLAASRMKPGAVLHCATDWEPYAEQMLDVLTAHPDFENTVPEGGYAPRPAFRPLTRFESQGIDKGHVVHDLLFRRV
- the lhgO gene encoding L-2-hydroxyglutarate oxidase — encoded protein: MSGFGGGVFDCDVLVIGGGIIGLSTAYALTRSAPGIRVVVLEKEAGPARHQTGRNSGVIHSGIYYRPGSLKARYAVRGAAEMVKFCAEYGLPHEVTGKLIVATERSELPRLHALVQRGRENGIPVRELGPAQITAFEPQVSGIAAIHVGTTGICDYGAVSAQLAEASGADVRYGARVTAVDRRPWGVAVRTGTGEIVRGRVLVNCAGLHCDAVARLAGDDPAMRIVPFRGEYFELVRPELVRGLVYPVPDPAFPFLGVHLTRGIDGGVHVGPNAVPALAREGYRWPVVHPGELAGTLTWPGSWAIARRHWRYGAGELRRSLSKGAFTEAVRRLLPAVREDDLRPAPAGVRAQAVLRDGTLVDDFLIREAPRTVHVLNAPSPAATASLPIGREVARRALAHVEADR
- a CDS encoding sporulation protein, with product MSRELRGPNEKLGTVLALAGISNAGLARRVNDLGAQRGLTLRYDKTSVARWVSKGMVPQGAAPHLIAAAIGQKLGRPVPLHEIGLADADPAPEVGLAFPRDVGEAVKSATELYRLDLAGRRAGGGGIWQSLAGSFAVSAYATPASRWLITPADPSVERLVPRPEGTAPDAAGQPDAAAPGAGTAPGTGPGAGPRPAAGAAGAKPSGTAAGRTSGTAGTAAAGGAGGPAGHAGPTGATGPAGQGQAGQAAAVGTTTAAGTAAAAAGRTTGPATGAAGPIGGAAAAPAAAAPPAGIPDDPADGGHARVGHSDVAKLREAAEDARRWDSKYGGGDWRSSMVPECLRVDAAPLLLGSYSDEVGRALFGATAELTRLAGWMAFDTGQQEAAQRYYIQALRLARAAADVPLGGYVLASMSLQATYRGFADEGVDLAQAALERNRGLATARTMSFFRLVEARAHAKAGDAAAAGAALKAAEGWLERSREGDADPSWLGFYSYDRFAADAAECYRDLKAPRQVRRFTEQALSRPTEEYVRSHGLRLVVSAVAELESGNLDAACAAGTRAVEVAGRISSARTTEYVRDLLHRLEPYGDEPRVAELRERARPLLMAPA